From Juglans regia cultivar Chandler chromosome 6, Walnut 2.0, whole genome shotgun sequence, the proteins below share one genomic window:
- the LOC108992116 gene encoding xylulose kinase 2, translating into MDSSLPQDSYFLGFDSSTQSLKGTVLDSNLNIFTSELVHFDTDLPHYQTRDGVFRDPSINGRIVSPTLMWVEALDLMLQKLSKKLDFGKVAAVSGSGQQHGSVYWKKGSSAIFSSLDPKKTLVEQLSTAFSIKESPIWMDSSTTAQCREIEKAVGGALELARLTGSRAHERYTGPQIKKIFEMQPEVYHDTERISLVSSFMASLLIGTYASIDETDGAGMNLMDIKQRTWSNIVLEATAPSLEEKLGKLAPAHAVAGYIASYFVERFHFNKNCLVIQWSGDNPNSLAGLTLNTPGDLAISLGTSDTVFGITTEPQPRLEGHVFPNPVDPENYMVMLVYKNGSLTREDIRNRYAEKSWEVFDKFLEQTPPLNGGKIGFYYKEHEILPPLPVGFHRYVLENFSENTLESLNEKEVEEFDPPSEVRALIEGQFLSMRAHAERFGMPSPPRRIIGTGGASTNQKILSSIASIFGCDVYTVERPDSASLGAALRAAHGWLCKKGGFVPISSMYEDKLDKTSLRCKLAVSAGDQQLVSKYASFMKKRMEIENHLVQKLGRF; encoded by the exons ATGGACTCGTCTCTCCCTCAAGACTCATATTTTCTCGGATTTGACAGTTCTACTCA gtCCTTGAAGGGAACTGTATTGGACTCCAATCTCAACATTTTTACTTCAGAGCTGGTTCATTTTGACACTGATTTGCCCCATTACCAGACCAGAGATGGGGTTTTCCGGGACCCTTCCATTAATGGCAGAATTGTCTCACCCACATTAATGTGGGTGGAAGCTTTGGATCTCATGCTTCAAAAACTCTCGAAAaaattggattttgggaaagtcGCTGCTGTTTCTGGCAGTGGACAGCAACATGGTAGCGTGTACTGGAAAAAAGGCAGTTCtgcaatattttcttcattggATCCCAAGAAGACATTGGTGGAACAGCTTAGCACTGCCTTTTCCATAAAGGAATCGCCAATATGGATGGACAGCAGCACTACGGCTCAATGTAGAGAGATTGAGAAAGCTGTTGGTGGGGCATTGGAGTTGGCTCGACTTACTGGGTCGCGTGCACATGAAAGATACACCGGTCCACAGATTAAGAAGATATTTGAGATGCAGCCGGAAGTTTATCATGATACCGAGAGGATCTCCCTTGTTAGCTCTTTTATGGCGTCTCTTCTTATTGGCACTTATGCTTCCATTGATGAGACTGATGGTGCAGGGATGAACTTGATGGACATTAAGCAAAGGACCTGGTCTAACATAGTTTTAGAG GCGACTGCCCCTAGTTTGGAGGAAAAACTTGGGAAATTAGCCCCTGCCCATGCCGTTGCTGGTTATATTGCTTCATActttgtggagag GTTCCACTTCAATAAAAATTGCTTGGTTATTCAGTGGTCTGGGGACAACCCAAACAGCCTGGCAG GTTTAACCCTAAATACTCCAGGGGATTTGGCAATCAGTCTTGGCACTAGTGACACT GTCTTTGGGATTACCACTGAGCCTCAACCTAGACTGGAAGGTCATGTTTTCCCCAATCCAGTGGACCCTGAAAATTACATGGTAATGTTGGTCTACAAGAATGGGTCTCTTACTCGTGAAG ATATCCGCAACCGCTATGCGGAGAAGTCTTGGGaagtgtttgataaatttcTGGAGCAAACTCCACCTTTAAATG GTGGAAAGATTGGTTTCTACTACAAGGAGCATGAAATTCTTCCTCCCCTCCCAG TTGGTTTCCATCGCTATGTTCTGGAAAATTTCTCAGAAAACACTTTGGAGAGCCTGAATGAGAAGGAAGTTGAGGAATTTGATCCTCCATCTGAG GTTCGGGCATTAATTGAAGGTCAGTTCCTCTCAATGAGAGCTCATGCAGAAAGATTTGGGATGCCTTCTCCTCCAAGACGAATAATAGGCACTGGGGGAGCATCAACCAATCAAAAGATCCTTAGCTCAATAGCTTCCATTTTTGGCTGTGATGTCTATACAGTTGAGAGACCTG ATTCGGCTTCCCTCGGAGCTGCATTGAGGGCTGCTCATGGTTGGCTGTGTAAAAAGGGTGGTTTTGTACCCATCTCAAGCATGTACGAGGACAAGCTAGACAAGACATCTCTCCGCTGCAAGCTAGCTGTGAGTGCTGGTGACCAGCAACTAGTTAGCAAGTATGCCTCATTTATGAAGAAGAGAATGGAGATAGAGAACCACCTTGTGCAAAAGCTAGGacgtttctaa
- the LOC108992100 gene encoding protein FAM135B-like, whose protein sequence is MFRRLGWFIGLNYTSWSTKRLPDAKPRPARVKPVAMLDTVQEIAIYIHRFHNLDLFQQGWYQIKITIRWEDGEYTSLGTPARVVQYEAPDLGSDDVYGVWRIDDTDNSFSTQPFRVKYARQDVLLSIMISFNLPLGRYEGPPTSAVILKFELMYAPVIEKGSKVLASLDASPAAVHEFRIPPKALLGLHSYCPVHFDAFHAVLLDVSIHTSLLKAGSSVSPMKVPSDFCTTEDDAGDSFFGSNLALGGQVASVHLKEIMLIKALLTSRDILLEELQKLSREIDKAVDLIDFISKMDDMKLFDPVLQANLGASDGQVSGQGKPRNGLEKSNGTLDLRSEELLRSLSQGDLLNSFNTLGDQMSYLWNAFLKFHRGNERKILEFLRDIWAKDRRAEWSIWMVYSKVEMPHHYINSGLDESSHHGVHKRVSSMWKLTDDPAQAAAMRAELHRRSISQMNINNRSIQDMHLFGNPSQIPIVIIERVTNAPRRTTSANSYLRHQDVIDSQGLLIGPSSASFIKQSDVGLHQNARALKIVVFVHGFQGHHLDLRLVRNQWLLLDPKTQFLMSEANEDKTSDDFREMGLRLAQEVVSFVKKKMDKVSRSGALGDIRLSFVGHSIGNIIIRTALAENIMEPYLRYLYTYVSISGPHLGYLYSSNSLFNSGLWLLKKLKGTQCIHQLTFTDDPDLQNTFLYKLCKEKTLERFKHVILLSSPQDGYVPYHSARIESCQAASLDSSKKSKAFLDMLNNCLDQVRAPSSEYRVFMRCDVNFDTSSYGKNLNTFIGRAAHIEFLESDYFARFIMWSFPEFFR, encoded by the exons ATGTTTCGGCGTTTGGGGTGGTTCATTGGTCTGAATTATACGAGTTGGTCGACAAAGAGGTTGCCTGATGCAAAACCCCGCCCGGCTAGGGTTAAGCCGGTGGCCATGTTGGACACTGTGCAGGAAATTGCCATTTACATCCATAGGTTTCACAATCTTGACCTGTTTCAGCAAGG gtGGTATCAAATTAAGATTACCATCAGATGGGAAGACGGTGAGTACACTTCTTTGGGAACTCCAGCAAGGGTTGTTCAATATGAAG CCCCTGACCTGGGTTCTGATGATGTATATGGAGTATGGAGGATTGATGACACAGACAACAGCTTCTCAACACAGCCTTTCAGGGTCAAGTATGCGAGGCAGGATGTTCTTTTATCTATCATGATTTCATTCAATCTACCTCTTGGTAGATATGAG GGTCCACCCACATCTGCAGTTATATTGAAGTTTGAGCTTATGTATGCTCCAGTAATAGAAAAAGG GTCTAAGGTACTTGCTTCTCTTGATGCTTCCCCTGCTGCAGTGCATGAATTTCGAATTCCTCCTAAAGCTCTTCTAGGGTTGCATTCTTATTGTCCTgttcattttgatgctttccATGCTGTGCTTCTTGATGTAAGCATACACACAAGTCTGCTGAAGGCTGGTTCTTCCGTGTCCCCAATGAAGGTACCCAG TGATTTCTGCACTACCGAAGATGATGCTGGTGACAGTTTTTTTGGCTCGAATCTA GCGTTGGGTGGTCAGGTGGCTTCTGTACATTTGAAAGAGATCATGCTTATTAAAGCTTTATTAACTTCTCGTGACATTTTGCTTGAGGAGCTACAAAAACTTAGCCGAGAAATTGACAAAGCTGTtgatttgattgattttatatccAAAATGGATGATATGAAGTTGTTTGATCCTGTCCTGCAAGCAAATCTTGGTGCTTCTGATGGTCAAGTTTCAGGACAAGGCAAGCCACGAAATGGTCTTGAG AAATCAAATGGTACTCTAGATCTTCGGAGTGAGGAATTGCTTCGCTCCTTATCACAGGGTGATTTATTGAACTCTTTTAACACGTTGGGAGATCAAATGTCATATTTATGGAATGCTTTTCTGAAGTTCCACAG GGGTAATGAAAGGAAGATATTGGAATTCTTGCGTGATATATGGGCTAAGGATCGGAGAGCTGAATGGTCCATATGGATGGTGTACTCTAAGGTTGAAATGCCTCATCATTATATAAATAGTGGACTTGATGAGTCTTCTCACCACGGTGTACATAAAAGAGTTTCAAGTATGTGGAAGTTAACTGATGAT CCTGCCCAGGCTGCAGCCATGCGTGCTGAGCTTCATAGGCGAAGTATTTCACAGATGAAT ATCAACAATAGGTCAATTCAAGACATGCACCTATTTGGGAATCCTTCACAGATTCCTATTGTAATTATAGAACGTGTGACGAATGCTCCACGCCGTACTACTAGTGCAAATTCATACCTGAGACATCAGGATGTGATAGACTCACAGGGATTGCTCATTGGACCAAGTTCTGCATCTTTCATCAAGCAATCTGACGTTGGCTTACACCAAAATGCTCGTGCTTTGAAGATTGTTGTCTTTGTGCATGGGTTTCAG GGGCATCACCTGGATTTACGGCTTGTTCGGAATCAATGGCTTCTGTTAGATCCGAAGACACAGTTTCTTATGTCAGAGGCAAATGAGGACAAAACATCTGATGATTTCAGAGAAATGGGACTAAGGCTGGCTCAGGAAGTGGTTTCTTtcgttaaaaagaaaatggataaagTTTCACGATCTGGAGCCCTAGGAGATATCAGACTTAGTTTTGTGGGACATTCTATTGGAAACATCATTATCAGAACAGCATTAGCAG AGAACATTATGGAGCCATACCTAAGATACCTATATACTTATGTTTCAATATCTGGTCCACACCTGGGTTATCTTTATAGTTCAAACTCTTTATTTAACTCTGGGTTATGGCTTTTGAAGAAGCTCAAGGGCACACAGTGCATTCATCAGCTAACTTTCACAGATGATCCAGATCTCCAAAATACATTCTTATATAAACTGTGTAAG GAGAAAACACTGGAGAGATTTAAGCATGTAATCCTGTTATCTTCGCCCCAG GATGGTTATGTTCCATATCATTCAGCCAGAATTGAGTCATGCCAAGCAGCTTCCTTGGACTCCTCAAAAAAATCGAAAGCATTTCTCGACATGCTAAATAATTGCTTGGACCAAGTACGAGCTCCTTCTTCTGAGTATCGTGTGTTCATGCGCTGTGATGTCAACTTTGATACATCCTCCTACGGCAAGAACTTGAACACCTTCATTGGACGAGCCGCTCATATCGAGTTTTTGGAGTCTGACTATTTTGCAAGGTTCATAATGTGGTCTTTCCCTGAATTTTTTCGTTAA